In Vibrio sp. JC009, a single window of DNA contains:
- the torT gene encoding TMAO reductase system periplasmic protein TorT, producing the protein MRWALFRFITLFVFLVNSVNIALADQIEVSSFYGNYDTSMKKIGQQSLSLRGPRIETWNTSVQTQKPYTIGVLLPNLQDSYWVAVNYGIMRQAEESNIAVKVVDARGYKNLETQQKQLRDFLRSDIDGLILGSISYTKNNRLIKEITNSGIPVVALVNDVEAENISAKSMVSYYDMGFFTGEYVAEQETTSDKELNVIFLPGPKGSGWADEALAGFQAATEFTSKKINITEILWGDTDTDSQSALLKKALKSHPSTDYIIGNAVAAEAALELVKQSGSSAKIAATYITPAIFEAIRAGKIVAAPSDMASAQARIALGMLCNLLEGQKAGADFPFRAGPLIPVITTGNINKYTFEDLFGPVGYKPVFQWPPLPSEK; encoded by the coding sequence ATGCGCTGGGCTCTCTTCCGATTCATCACTCTTTTTGTTTTCCTTGTTAATTCGGTAAACATCGCGCTGGCAGATCAAATCGAAGTTTCCAGCTTTTACGGAAACTACGATACCTCGATGAAAAAAATCGGCCAGCAGTCACTTAGCCTTCGTGGCCCCAGGATAGAAACCTGGAATACATCTGTACAAACCCAAAAGCCATACACCATTGGCGTATTGCTGCCTAACCTGCAGGACTCCTACTGGGTAGCCGTCAATTACGGCATCATGCGGCAAGCAGAGGAGTCAAATATTGCTGTAAAAGTGGTTGATGCCAGGGGCTATAAAAACCTGGAGACACAACAAAAACAGCTGCGCGACTTCCTCCGGTCTGATATTGACGGATTAATCCTGGGTTCCATCAGCTACACCAAAAATAACCGGCTGATTAAGGAGATCACCAATAGCGGCATTCCTGTCGTCGCTCTGGTCAATGATGTGGAAGCAGAAAACATCTCAGCCAAATCCATGGTCTCCTATTACGATATGGGCTTTTTCACCGGTGAATATGTCGCTGAGCAGGAAACAACTTCAGATAAAGAGCTCAACGTCATTTTCCTTCCCGGGCCAAAAGGCTCAGGCTGGGCCGATGAAGCACTGGCTGGTTTTCAGGCAGCAACAGAGTTTACATCGAAAAAGATCAATATCACTGAGATTTTATGGGGCGATACCGATACAGACAGCCAGAGTGCTTTGTTAAAAAAGGCGCTTAAGTCCCACCCTAGTACCGATTACATAATAGGTAACGCCGTTGCCGCCGAGGCGGCCTTAGAACTCGTTAAACAGTCAGGATCATCAGCAAAAATCGCCGCTACCTATATTACTCCGGCTATTTTTGAGGCAATAAGAGCAGGTAAAATTGTTGCTGCCCCATCCGATATGGCATCGGCACAGGCCCGTATTGCACTTGGCATGCTTTGCAATCTGCTGGAGGGACAAAAAGCCGGAGCCGATTTTCCATTCAGAGCCGGACCACTTATTCCTGTCATCACCACTGGCAACATTAATAAGTACACATTCGAAGACCTGTTCGGCCCGGTTGGTTATAAGCCCGTATTTCAGTGGCCTCCCCTACCTAGTGAGAAATGA
- the add gene encoding adenosine deaminase, protein MDYNNLPKIDLHCHLDGSVRPETIIDLANQQGIELPSQDINEIRELMIAPETCPNLVEYLKRFELPLSVMQTEEAIERISFELYEDAARENVKYMEVRFGPLLHLEKGLSLEQVIASAVKGMKRAEELYDIKGNYILCILRTMAKDRIEDVLDTGEKFLNNGVVAFDLAGAELPGFCHEFIPAAQYARDKGYHVTIHAGEQGVGQNVYDAISLLKAERVGHGIHIKGHKPAYDLVKQDQVALETCPSSNIQTKAVDSLAEHPASTFLKDGISITINTDNRTVSNTTMTQEVQKVVEEFNLTEKEYHSIYRFSVAGSFAAKDVKEHLLTYIK, encoded by the coding sequence ATGGACTACAATAATCTTCCTAAGATCGATCTGCATTGTCACCTGGACGGAAGCGTTCGCCCTGAAACTATTATTGACCTTGCGAACCAGCAAGGCATCGAACTTCCTTCTCAGGATATCAATGAAATCCGCGAGCTGATGATTGCTCCGGAAACCTGTCCTAATCTCGTCGAATACCTTAAGCGCTTTGAGTTGCCTCTGTCTGTAATGCAGACCGAAGAGGCCATCGAAAGAATCTCTTTCGAGCTATACGAAGATGCCGCCAGAGAAAACGTAAAATATATGGAAGTACGTTTTGGCCCGCTTCTGCACCTGGAAAAAGGATTATCGCTTGAACAGGTGATTGCCAGCGCGGTTAAAGGTATGAAACGGGCAGAAGAACTATATGACATCAAAGGCAACTATATTCTGTGCATTCTGCGAACCATGGCTAAAGACCGGATTGAAGATGTGCTGGATACAGGCGAAAAGTTTTTGAATAACGGAGTCGTTGCTTTCGACCTTGCCGGTGCTGAACTTCCTGGTTTCTGTCATGAATTTATTCCTGCTGCTCAGTATGCACGGGACAAAGGTTACCACGTAACCATTCACGCAGGAGAACAGGGTGTCGGCCAGAACGTTTATGATGCCATCAGCCTGCTGAAAGCGGAAAGAGTGGGTCACGGTATTCATATCAAAGGTCACAAGCCTGCTTACGATCTGGTAAAACAGGATCAGGTTGCTCTGGAAACCTGCCCTAGCAGTAATATTCAGACCAAAGCCGTGGACTCACTGGCTGAGCACCCGGCCAGCACCTTCCTTAAAGACGGTATTTCAATCACGATTAATACCGACAACCGGACCGTTTCAAACACCACAATGACACAGGAAGTACAAAAAGTGGTGGAAGAGTTTAATCTCACCGAAAAGGAATACCACTCAATTTACCGGTTTAGTGTTGCAGGCTCATTTGCTGCAAAAGACGTTAAAGAGCATCTTCTTACTTATATCAAATAG
- a CDS encoding alpha-amylase: protein MKLSSLCLALAAVSPTLFAADISISTTTNSRNFPLSSGEPLVVTLAKDNYQLKVSDIKGNCTAPENQKMRFNKPLALNCGKATEIPVKIRFSGDYAFIYDPETQTLLVKRQPKKSAKKEFKRPIPDVTCEQYAGGPVTITLDGSYPDGTSLRDAYSGNLVSVKDNKVTITPAPQSGGLVLLESPDKHHASSQLDWRNANIYFVMVDRFNNGDKTNDTSYGRQKDGKDEVGTFHGGDLKGVIEKLDYIKSLGTDAIWLSPIVEQMHGFVGGGESGSFPFYGYHGYWTRDFTKIDENFGSDEDLKRLVEEAHKRGIKILLDAVINHSGYSSLADLQFDNIQVLNPNADLPEKWAEWSPAKGENWHSYHKNIDYKNSEWKNWWGKDWVRTGLPGYQSPGSSDITMSLAGLPDFITESEKAVTPPQWLLDNPGTRVKAKENYRVSDYLIEWQTDWVKRFGIDGYRVDTVKHVEGDIWKRLKSEGSRSLEQWRKTNNQSGQPFFMMGEVWGHTAYRSPYFDDGFDALINFDMQKKLDKGAACLSQMADTYQSYAATLQEHADFNPVSYMSSHDTELFFSRFKSFDMQRNAANALLLSPGAVQVYYGDEVARNIGPYADDFHQGTRSDMVWDLSNDRKALLAHWQKMGQFRQAHPAIGGGIHSEIEQKGAYVFSRSLGDDKVIIAFTGRQ from the coding sequence ATGAAACTGAGTTCGCTTTGCCTGGCACTGGCAGCAGTGTCTCCTACCCTGTTTGCTGCAGATATTTCCATTTCTACAACGACCAACAGCCGTAATTTTCCCTTGTCTTCCGGAGAGCCACTTGTTGTTACGCTGGCAAAGGACAATTACCAGTTAAAGGTCTCAGATATCAAGGGAAACTGCACCGCACCGGAAAACCAAAAAATGCGCTTTAATAAGCCTCTTGCGTTAAATTGCGGTAAAGCGACGGAAATCCCGGTTAAAATCCGTTTCAGCGGTGACTATGCCTTTATTTACGACCCGGAGACACAAACGCTTTTGGTTAAACGTCAGCCTAAAAAGAGCGCAAAAAAGGAATTTAAAAGGCCGATTCCTGACGTAACCTGTGAACAGTATGCCGGTGGCCCGGTCACCATCACTCTGGACGGCAGCTATCCAGACGGTACTTCGCTTCGCGATGCCTACTCCGGTAATCTGGTCAGTGTAAAAGATAACAAAGTCACCATCACGCCAGCGCCGCAAAGTGGAGGCCTTGTCCTGCTGGAATCACCGGATAAACACCACGCAAGTTCGCAGCTCGACTGGCGCAACGCCAATATCTACTTTGTGATGGTAGACAGATTTAATAATGGTGATAAAACCAACGATACATCTTATGGCCGTCAGAAAGACGGAAAAGATGAAGTGGGCACCTTTCATGGCGGTGACCTGAAAGGCGTTATTGAAAAGCTCGATTACATTAAAAGTCTTGGTACCGACGCTATCTGGCTCTCCCCTATTGTGGAGCAGATGCACGGTTTTGTTGGTGGCGGAGAAAGCGGATCATTCCCGTTTTACGGCTATCACGGATACTGGACACGAGACTTTACCAAAATTGATGAGAACTTTGGTAGCGATGAGGATCTAAAACGTCTGGTTGAAGAAGCTCACAAGCGGGGAATTAAGATCCTTCTGGATGCGGTAATTAACCACTCAGGATACTCGTCACTGGCCGATCTCCAGTTTGATAATATTCAGGTACTGAATCCAAATGCAGACCTACCTGAGAAGTGGGCAGAATGGAGTCCGGCTAAGGGCGAAAACTGGCACAGCTACCATAAAAACATCGACTATAAAAACAGTGAGTGGAAAAACTGGTGGGGTAAAGACTGGGTTCGTACCGGCCTGCCCGGCTACCAGTCGCCGGGAAGCAGCGATATTACTATGTCTCTTGCCGGTCTGCCTGACTTTATTACAGAATCGGAAAAAGCCGTTACCCCACCGCAGTGGCTGTTAGATAATCCAGGCACCCGGGTTAAGGCAAAAGAGAACTACCGGGTTTCAGATTATCTGATTGAGTGGCAGACCGACTGGGTAAAACGCTTTGGCATCGATGGTTACCGGGTGGATACCGTTAAACATGTTGAAGGTGATATCTGGAAACGCCTGAAGTCTGAAGGCTCAAGAAGTCTGGAGCAGTGGCGAAAAACAAATAATCAGTCCGGGCAGCCCTTCTTTATGATGGGTGAAGTCTGGGGTCATACCGCGTATCGCAGCCCTTACTTCGATGACGGTTTTGATGCTCTGATCAACTTCGATATGCAGAAAAAACTGGATAAGGGCGCAGCCTGCCTCAGTCAGATGGCAGACACTTACCAGAGCTACGCAGCCACGTTGCAGGAACATGCTGACTTCAATCCTGTAAGCTACATGTCATCTCACGACACCGAGCTTTTCTTCAGCCGGTTTAAATCCTTTGATATGCAGCGCAACGCGGCTAATGCTCTGCTGCTCAGCCCTGGCGCCGTTCAGGTTTACTACGGTGATGAAGTCGCCCGTAATATCGGTCCCTATGCAGATGATTTTCACCAGGGCACCCGCTCAGATATGGTGTGGGATTTAAGCAACGACCGGAAAGCCCTGCTTGCGCACTGGCAAAAAATGGGGCAATTCCGTCAGGCTCACCCGGCAATTGGCGGAGGCATTCATAGCGAGATTGAGCAAAAAGGGGCCTATGTTTTCTCACGTAGCTTAGGCGATGACAAAGTCATTATTGCTTTCACCGGCAGACAATAA
- a CDS encoding HAD family phosphatase, translated as MFKALLFDMDGLIFDTEGLYKKAWQRAAGDQGLDLNDEFYQNFIGVQDPACEQLMVSHFGERLNLPLFQKQRDQYVKELKQKPVPYKPGFKDLFETAKEQNIKCALVTSSFLKDVEHHFADSGYLEQFDTLITAEKVTNGKPAPDCYLMACSELKIAPETCLVLEDSNNGMQSGLDAGCSAAMIPDLLPPREDIKERATHIFASLEDVLSLVK; from the coding sequence ATGTTTAAAGCTTTGCTGTTTGATATGGACGGCCTGATTTTCGATACCGAAGGGCTGTATAAAAAAGCGTGGCAACGTGCAGCCGGTGATCAGGGTTTAGATTTAAATGACGAGTTTTACCAGAACTTTATCGGTGTACAGGACCCTGCCTGTGAACAGCTGATGGTCTCTCACTTTGGTGAAAGGCTTAACCTGCCATTGTTTCAGAAACAAAGAGATCAGTACGTAAAAGAGCTAAAACAGAAGCCGGTTCCCTATAAGCCTGGCTTTAAAGATCTGTTTGAGACAGCAAAAGAACAGAACATTAAGTGCGCACTGGTCACCTCTTCTTTTCTGAAAGATGTAGAGCACCACTTTGCAGATTCAGGTTACCTTGAACAGTTTGATACGCTTATCACAGCTGAAAAGGTGACTAACGGAAAACCTGCGCCGGATTGTTATCTGATGGCCTGCTCAGAACTGAAAATTGCTCCGGAAACCTGTCTGGTACTTGAGGACTCCAACAATGGCATGCAGTCAGGCTTAGACGCAGGCTGTAGCGCAGCAATGATTCCTGACTTACTGCCACCACGCGAAGACATTAAAGAGCGGGCGACACATATCTTTGCCTCTCTGGAAGATGTACTTTCTCTGGTCAAATAG
- a CDS encoding diguanylate cyclase — MHNDKPRILVVDDEKFNRTILTGLLKEEYTITLAKDGLQALEKARSDHPPELILMDVVMPQMDGYSACYELKKSAKTKDIPVIFITAMHEADDEKRGLDLGAIDYIGKPFRPGIVQARVRNHIALAKARRKLAEAHALLEMKNEQLEVMASRDSLTGICNRFSLDESLNKELNQAERYGRSFSVIIMDIDHFKKVNDTFGHQVGDETLKTIAGLLKNGVRQSDICGRWGGEEFLIICPESGSDGAFVLAEHLRAKIKAYPMPTSKNITASFGIASFQRGESANSLLTRADRALYYAKTEGRNRTRIEEKMKENCC; from the coding sequence ATGCACAATGACAAACCCAGAATCCTGGTCGTGGATGACGAAAAGTTTAACCGGACAATTCTGACAGGCCTTCTGAAAGAAGAGTACACCATCACTCTGGCAAAAGACGGCCTTCAGGCGCTGGAGAAAGCTCGCTCCGACCACCCGCCGGAGCTTATCCTGATGGACGTTGTCATGCCGCAAATGGACGGCTATTCCGCCTGTTACGAGCTGAAAAAATCGGCCAAAACAAAAGATATTCCGGTCATCTTTATCACCGCCATGCATGAAGCGGATGACGAAAAGCGCGGACTGGATCTCGGCGCCATTGATTATATTGGTAAGCCTTTCAGACCGGGCATCGTTCAGGCCAGGGTAAGAAACCACATTGCTCTGGCCAAAGCCAGGAGAAAGCTGGCAGAAGCTCATGCCCTGCTGGAGATGAAAAACGAACAGCTGGAAGTAATGGCCAGCCGGGATTCTCTCACCGGCATCTGCAACCGCTTTTCTCTGGATGAATCTCTGAATAAGGAACTCAATCAGGCCGAGCGCTACGGCCGTTCATTTTCTGTCATCATTATGGATATCGACCACTTTAAGAAGGTCAATGATACCTTTGGTCATCAGGTCGGTGATGAAACCCTGAAAACCATCGCCGGGCTACTGAAAAACGGTGTTCGTCAATCCGATATTTGTGGCCGTTGGGGCGGTGAAGAATTTCTGATTATCTGCCCTGAGAGTGGCAGTGACGGCGCCTTTGTTCTTGCTGAACATCTTCGCGCAAAAATCAAGGCGTACCCGATGCCGACCAGCAAAAATATCACCGCAAGTTTTGGGATCGCCAGTTTTCAAAGGGGCGAAAGTGCAAACAGCCTGCTAACAAGAGCAGACCGAGCCCTCTACTACGCCAAAACCGAAGGAAGAAACCGGACCAGGATCGAAGAAAAGATGAAAGAGAATTGTTGTTAA
- a CDS encoding EAL domain-containing protein has product MISFDIIEQMVSAESNRLVYFPTIKAGIEHVYKCQEPFIWISGIIPTAELDLKVMLKGIQLEHLKGMVLLSHYNDDIIDGARQIAKLSGQLNVAGITLPASADSVKEIILQVLGNCERLNPVIKKQNMDDIPDLWEAVESGGLVPFYQAKYSLATSEITGFEILSRINYQGIHYTPDRFIHKLLSGADLNKFTYIVLEKALEEFSENCEFNGSLSLNVDYKSLDNEDFAENIVKILDKYNFSPERMIIEITEDNPVVDIHVIRSLTFFRMRGCNVSIDDFGMKHTGFSELFRLPFSEIKIDKSFTQDMLASPRSLKVVKALCAVAQSLGYTTVAEGVETAEQEQKLRELNIDLVQGYLYSKPLPIGETRLLLESEQSNIQQMKKRKSAGG; this is encoded by the coding sequence ATGATAAGTTTCGACATAATCGAGCAGATGGTGTCTGCAGAAAGTAACAGGCTGGTGTACTTTCCGACGATAAAAGCCGGTATTGAACATGTATACAAGTGTCAGGAGCCATTTATCTGGATTTCCGGCATTATTCCTACCGCAGAACTTGATCTGAAGGTAATGCTGAAGGGTATTCAGTTAGAACACCTTAAAGGTATGGTTCTGCTTAGCCATTACAACGACGATATTATTGATGGTGCGCGCCAGATAGCCAAGCTGAGCGGGCAGTTAAATGTTGCCGGGATCACTTTGCCGGCGTCCGCTGACTCGGTTAAAGAGATTATTCTTCAGGTGCTGGGAAATTGCGAGAGGCTAAATCCTGTCATCAAAAAACAGAATATGGATGATATTCCGGATTTATGGGAAGCGGTTGAAAGTGGTGGCCTGGTACCGTTCTATCAGGCTAAGTATTCACTGGCTACATCTGAAATTACCGGGTTTGAAATATTGAGCCGGATTAATTATCAGGGCATTCATTACACACCAGACCGTTTTATTCATAAATTACTCTCTGGCGCGGATCTCAATAAATTTACTTATATTGTGCTGGAAAAAGCGTTAGAAGAGTTTTCCGAAAATTGTGAATTTAATGGGTCGCTTTCTCTCAATGTTGATTATAAATCACTGGATAATGAGGATTTTGCCGAGAATATAGTAAAAATTCTGGATAAATATAATTTTTCTCCTGAACGGATGATCATTGAAATAACAGAAGATAACCCGGTGGTTGATATTCATGTGATCAGAAGCCTTACATTTTTCCGCATGCGAGGATGCAACGTGTCCATTGATGACTTTGGTATGAAACATACCGGATTCAGTGAACTGTTCCGTCTGCCGTTTTCTGAAATAAAGATAGATAAGAGCTTTACTCAGGATATGCTGGCTTCACCAAGATCGCTTAAGGTGGTTAAAGCGCTTTGTGCGGTTGCTCAGTCTCTTGGATACACAACCGTTGCTGAGGGGGTTGAGACCGCAGAGCAGGAGCAGAAACTAAGGGAGTTGAATATTGACCTGGTTCAGGGCTACCTGTACAGCAAACCCCTGCCTATTGGTGAAACTCGTCTGCTGCTTGAGTCAGAGCAGTCTAACATTCAGCAGATGAAAAAGAGAAAATCAGCAGGGGGATGA
- a CDS encoding response regulator produces MSVKKRIAIGLGILLVFIAVLAANAYFSVDRSSLGFKHYQSLARDATVSADLRSQLLEERVYVKDYIIHGTFNSLQRFYHNHEDMTDKLNNALSQVDNAERKKLLKTAIESHKKYGEAFAQVNTQQTRRIQLINELWELGEEMETVLQQAIDKAYDAGSIGTTFYAWTALGHLQAGRHAMMMYLETNVQSQATTAREKFRDLDNVSRILVGLMRSPQERKALIAVRKSSKNYIAKANTLMDLTSVRNEIISGTLDILGPKILDDLSKIELSVRQERDLLGPQLDKTNANIISVVLIVGMTSLCIGILVALYLTRSITIPLSRVTKAADEVASGNIDVVMQPEGPEELANLQRSIATMLTRIKNKIAEADDANAAKSEFLARMSHEIRTPMNAVIGMSHLALQTELTNKQKDYLEKIHNSAYDLLGIINDILDFSKIEAGKLDIERTTFDLDSVLESIATLISPKADEKNLEVVFSVDPALPAQLIGDPLRLGQILINLTNNAVKFTEQGEVLLSVTQVKSDDKYSDLCFSVEDTGIGMSDEQIRNLFQSFSQADITTTRKYGGTGLGLAISSSLTELMGGEITVESMPGKGSKFSFTLRLERPEQPLQSLTSHKYNGLKVLVVDDNTSSRESLAAMIRNFRFLSDTAKSGKEAMQKILAAQQTNTPYQLVLMDYKMPGQNGLEVAQKIKLHPDISDTLSILMVSAFGREEVVGQALNSGVEGFIHKPINQSLLFNTVMTVLGEHAQAVSSPEEDKTINAARLAAIRGARVLLVEDNKLNQQVANELLTSAGIITDIAENGKQALQAVQTLSYDLVLMDIQMPEMDGYEATRAIRKDDKYHSIPIVAMTAHALPRDREQCLQSGMNDHITKPIEPQVLYETLLQFIAPAGHHDTELVLPSQPDEEVTIPYIEGLDINRGVANVNGNRPLYLKLLRDFYQDYHDIDTRLSAMVQEQNCAELQRLSHTLKGVAGNIGARELYRASNDYNHLMRSSNGDCKESPQFQAFRSQLCALTDRLQAISQHTITLTKTDAEPVKKERVLPLIAKIQHLLVQDNAEVTDLLPELHTLLDNSAWSQLVSRVETLIDDIEYESALNILDELYRKIESES; encoded by the coding sequence ATGTCAGTAAAAAAACGTATCGCGATAGGCCTTGGAATACTGCTGGTGTTTATCGCCGTTCTTGCAGCAAATGCCTATTTCTCGGTGGACCGTTCATCTCTGGGCTTTAAGCACTATCAATCGCTGGCACGGGACGCCACTGTTTCTGCAGACCTGAGAAGTCAGTTGCTTGAAGAGCGGGTCTACGTAAAGGACTACATCATCCACGGCACCTTTAATTCGCTCCAGCGCTTTTATCATAACCATGAGGATATGACGGATAAGCTGAATAACGCTTTGTCTCAGGTCGATAATGCCGAACGGAAAAAACTGCTCAAAACCGCCATTGAATCCCATAAGAAGTATGGCGAAGCCTTTGCTCAGGTTAATACCCAGCAGACCCGACGAATCCAGTTGATCAACGAATTGTGGGAGCTGGGCGAAGAGATGGAAACCGTGCTGCAACAGGCAATAGATAAGGCTTATGATGCAGGAAGCATAGGTACAACTTTTTATGCCTGGACAGCACTCGGCCACCTTCAGGCCGGACGCCACGCCATGATGATGTATCTTGAGACCAATGTGCAGAGCCAGGCCACCACCGCCAGAGAAAAGTTCCGCGATCTGGACAATGTGTCCCGTATTCTTGTTGGCCTGATGCGAAGCCCTCAGGAAAGAAAAGCGCTGATCGCGGTAAGAAAATCCAGCAAAAACTATATTGCCAAAGCTAACACTTTGATGGACTTAACTTCGGTCCGGAACGAAATTATCTCAGGGACACTGGACATACTGGGCCCGAAAATATTAGACGACCTGAGTAAAATCGAATTGTCAGTACGTCAGGAAAGAGACTTACTTGGCCCACAGTTAGATAAAACCAACGCCAACATTATCAGCGTCGTGCTGATTGTGGGGATGACATCCCTGTGCATCGGTATACTGGTTGCGCTTTACCTTACCCGCTCCATTACCATCCCTTTAAGCCGGGTAACCAAAGCCGCCGATGAAGTGGCGTCCGGCAATATCGATGTGGTAATGCAACCAGAAGGGCCGGAGGAACTGGCTAACCTGCAACGCTCCATTGCCACTATGCTTACCCGAATTAAAAATAAAATCGCTGAAGCCGATGACGCAAACGCCGCAAAAAGCGAATTTCTTGCCCGTATGAGTCATGAAATCCGTACCCCCATGAATGCGGTGATCGGCATGTCGCATCTGGCGCTGCAAACTGAACTCACCAACAAGCAAAAAGACTATCTGGAAAAAATCCACAACTCCGCTTACGATCTGCTTGGCATTATTAATGACATTCTGGATTTTTCCAAAATCGAAGCCGGTAAACTGGATATAGAAAGGACCACCTTTGACTTAGACTCGGTGCTTGAAAGCATTGCCACTCTCATCTCACCCAAGGCGGATGAGAAAAACCTCGAAGTGGTTTTCAGCGTTGATCCGGCTCTGCCAGCACAACTGATTGGTGATCCGCTCAGGCTGGGGCAAATTCTGATCAACCTGACCAATAACGCGGTTAAGTTTACCGAGCAGGGTGAAGTTCTGCTTTCGGTAACACAGGTTAAATCCGACGATAAATATTCCGATCTCTGCTTCAGTGTTGAGGATACGGGCATCGGCATGAGCGATGAACAGATCCGCAATCTGTTCCAGTCCTTCTCTCAGGCAGATATCACCACAACCAGAAAATATGGCGGCACCGGGCTTGGTCTCGCCATTTCCAGCTCCCTGACTGAGCTGATGGGGGGAGAAATTACCGTAGAGAGCATGCCTGGAAAAGGCAGCAAGTTCTCGTTCACTCTTCGTCTGGAAAGGCCGGAGCAGCCACTTCAGAGTCTGACATCACACAAATACAACGGTCTTAAAGTGCTGGTGGTCGATGACAACACCTCGTCAAGAGAAAGCCTGGCAGCCATGATACGAAACTTCCGGTTTCTTTCTGATACCGCTAAATCCGGTAAAGAGGCAATGCAAAAGATTTTGGCCGCGCAGCAGACCAATACGCCGTATCAGCTGGTTTTGATGGACTACAAAATGCCGGGACAAAACGGCCTTGAGGTGGCACAGAAGATTAAGCTTCACCCCGACATTTCTGACACTCTGTCTATTTTGATGGTCAGTGCCTTTGGCCGTGAAGAGGTAGTGGGTCAGGCTCTGAATTCCGGAGTTGAAGGCTTTATCCATAAACCCATTAATCAGTCTCTGCTGTTTAATACTGTGATGACTGTTCTTGGAGAGCATGCACAAGCAGTAAGCAGCCCGGAAGAAGATAAAACGATAAATGCAGCCCGTCTGGCCGCTATCCGGGGAGCCCGTGTACTTCTGGTGGAAGACAACAAGCTAAACCAGCAGGTAGCGAACGAGCTCCTTACCAGTGCGGGGATCATCACAGATATAGCCGAAAACGGTAAGCAAGCCCTACAGGCTGTTCAGACCTTAAGTTACGATCTGGTTCTGATGGATATTCAGATGCCGGAAATGGATGGCTATGAGGCAACCAGAGCCATTCGCAAGGACGATAAATATCACTCCATACCCATCGTTGCTATGACAGCCCATGCGCTGCCAAGAGACCGGGAGCAGTGTCTGCAATCCGGAATGAATGATCACATTACCAAGCCAATAGAACCTCAGGTGCTCTATGAGACTCTTCTTCAGTTTATTGCACCTGCCGGGCACCATGACACTGAGCTAGTCCTTCCGTCACAGCCAGATGAAGAAGTGACGATTCCCTACATCGAAGGGCTGGATATCAACCGCGGAGTGGCGAACGTAAACGGAAACAGGCCGCTCTACCTGAAGCTACTGCGCGATTTTTATCAGGATTACCACGATATTGATACCAGGCTGTCCGCAATGGTTCAGGAGCAAAACTGCGCAGAACTTCAGCGTCTTTCGCATACGCTGAAAGGTGTCGCCGGTAATATCGGCGCACGGGAACTTTACCGGGCATCAAACGACTATAATCATCTGATGCGCAGCAGTAACGGCGACTGTAAGGAAAGCCCTCAGTTTCAGGCGTTCCGCAGCCAGCTCTGCGCATTAACCGACAGACTTCAGGCCATTTCACAACACACGATAACGCTGACTAAAACTGATGCAGAGCCGGTAAAAAAAGAGAGAGTATTACCGCTAATAGCAAAAATACAGCACTTGCTGGTACAAGATAACGCAGAAGTGACTGATCTGCTGCCTGAATTACATACTCTGTTAGACAATAGCGCATGGTCTCAACTAGTATCTAGGGTAGAAACGTTAATTGACGATATTGAATACGAGAGCGCTCTGAATATACTGGACGAGCTTTATCGTAAAATAGAATCAGAATCATAA